The Fervidicoccus fontis Kam940 DNA window AGAACTCAATGAATGTAAAAAAGCAAGTCTAAAGCAGGTTTGCTGAAGTGTTTGGAAAAGCTTATAAATTTTCGATTACTGAAAAAATAATAAGCTTTTGCCGGGGTCGCCCAGCCTGGTAGGGCGCCGGCCTGCTAAGCCGGTGGGGGAAACCCCGCGCGGGTTCAAATCCCGCCCCCGGCGCTTTCATAAACGATTAGTGCTGAAAGCTCATCTCTTTTATATTAAATCAGACAAAAACGGTTATTAACTTATTATTCAAAAAAGAACATCAAGTGCTGTTTTCAGGAATGGTGTGCATAGAAATGAGCAAGTCAATGTACTATTACATGGCAAGAGTTTGGAAGAGGCCGTATTCTGGAGACCACTTGCAACTAATGAGGGCTAGAATGATAAGATGGAGAAGAGAGCCCGCTGTTGTGAGGATAAATAAGCCTACAAGACTGAATAAGGCAAGAATGCTTGGATATAAAGCAAAACAGGGTATAATTGTAGTAAGAGTCAGAATAAGGAAAGGAGGACAGAGAAGGCAGAGGCCAAATAAAGGAAGAAGACCAAAGAGGATGGGCGTTTACGGCTATGCACCGGCGAAAAGCATCAGATTGATTGCTGAAGAGAGAGCTGCAAGGAAATATCCTAACCTTGAGGTCTTGAACAGTTACTATGTCGGA harbors:
- a CDS encoding 50S ribosomal protein L15e is translated as MSKSMYYYMARVWKRPYSGDHLQLMRARMIRWRREPAVVRINKPTRLNKARMLGYKAKQGIIVVRVRIRKGGQRRQRPNKGRRPKRMGVYGYAPAKSIRLIAEERAARKYPNLEVLNSYYVGEDGVHEWYEVIMVDPHHPAILSDPELKWIAEPQNRGRVFRGLTSAGKKMRGLKASRGLRGTMNYKFKKKQKEREQKRRHEASRGARLIAPAEILEKVHKGDIK